From one Meles meles chromosome 18, mMelMel3.1 paternal haplotype, whole genome shotgun sequence genomic stretch:
- the TAX1BP3 gene encoding tax1-binding protein 3, with protein sequence MSYVPGQPVTAVVQRVEIHKLRQGENLILGFSIGGGIDQDPSQNPFSEDKTDKGIYVTRVSEGGPAEIAGLQIGDKIMQVNGWDMTMVTHDQARKRLTKRSEEVVRLLVTRQSLQKAVQQSMLS encoded by the exons ATGTCCTACGTCCCGGGCCAGCCGGTCACCGCCGTGGTG cAAAGAGTTGAAATTCATAAGCTGCGTCAAGGTGAGAACTTAATACTGGGCTTCAGCATTGGAGGTGGAATTGACCAGGATCCCTCCCAGAATCCGTTCTCAGAGGACAAGACAGACAAG GGCATTTACGTCACACGAGTATCTGAAGGAGGCCCTGCTGAAATTGCTGGGCTGCAGATTGGAGACAAGATTATGCAG GTGAATGGCTGGGACATGACCATGGTCACGCACGACCAAGCACGGAAGCGGCTCACCAAGCGCTCGGAGGAGGTGGTGCGCCTGCTGGTGACACGGCAGTCGCTGCAGAAGGCAGTGCAGCAGTCCATGCTGTCCTAG
- the EMC6 gene encoding ER membrane protein complex subunit 6 produces MAAVVAKREGPPFISEAAVRGNAAVLDYCRTSVSALSGATAGILGLTGLYGFIFYLLASILLSLLLILKAGRRWNKYFKSRRPLFTGGLIGGLFTYVLFWTFLYGMVHVY; encoded by the coding sequence ATGGCCGCTGTGGTGGCCAAGCGGGAAGGGCCGCCGTTCATCAGCGAGGCAGCTGTGCGAGGCAACGCCGCCGTCCTGGATTACTGTCGGACCTCAGTGTCAGCGCTGTCGGGGGCCACGGCCGGCATCCTCGGCCTCACCGGCCTCTACGGCTTCATCTTCTACTTGCTTGCCTCcatcctgctctccctgctcttaATTCTCAAAGCGGGAAGGAGGTGGAACAAATACTTTAAATCACGAAGACCCCTCTTTACAGGAGGTCTCATCGGAGGCCTCTTCACCTACGTCCTGTTCTGGACGTTCCTCTATGGCATGGTGCACGTCTACTGA